In one Catenovulum adriaticum genomic region, the following are encoded:
- the csy3 gene encoding type I-F CRISPR-associated protein Csy3 yields MAKNQDTASVLAFEKKLVPSDGYMYGNQWEERNNSASQTALQLIEKSVRGTISNRLDKATKGDPVKLNAKVESPNLQTVDSCALAPEQDTLKLHFTLKVLGGVQKPSACNNALFKESYTQAVNSYIEKEGFKELGKRYALNLANARFLWRNRVGAENIEVQVNALNKDSKQSWVFDATQFSTRHFNIDDKQVVELGERIAAALSSEDDFLMLEINCFVQVGKAQEVYPSEELVLDKGKGKKSKILYCVNDIAAMHSQKLGNALRSIDTWYPEFEDAEKSAGPIAIEPYGAVTNLGKAYRTPKDKQDFYTFFDKWARGTELERIEDEHYVMAILVRGGVFGESDK; encoded by the coding sequence ATGGCTAAAAATCAAGACACCGCATCAGTACTCGCATTTGAAAAGAAATTAGTGCCGTCTGACGGCTATATGTATGGTAACCAATGGGAAGAACGAAATAATAGCGCTAGCCAAACAGCGTTACAACTTATTGAAAAATCAGTTCGCGGCACTATTTCAAATCGTTTGGATAAGGCGACAAAAGGCGATCCTGTAAAATTAAATGCAAAAGTAGAAAGTCCTAACTTACAAACTGTTGATAGTTGTGCATTAGCACCAGAGCAAGACACGTTAAAACTACACTTTACTTTAAAAGTATTAGGTGGAGTACAAAAACCATCAGCTTGTAACAATGCACTTTTTAAAGAAAGTTACACTCAAGCGGTAAATTCATACATTGAAAAAGAAGGCTTTAAAGAGCTAGGCAAACGTTATGCCCTTAACTTAGCGAACGCTCGATTTTTATGGCGCAACCGTGTTGGCGCAGAAAACATAGAAGTACAAGTGAATGCTTTAAATAAAGATAGCAAGCAATCATGGGTGTTTGACGCAACACAATTTAGTACACGTCATTTTAATATTGATGATAAACAAGTTGTTGAATTAGGTGAACGTATTGCTGCAGCATTATCAAGTGAAGATGATTTTTTAATGTTAGAAATTAATTGCTTTGTACAAGTGGGTAAGGCGCAAGAAGTCTACCCAAGTGAGGAGCTGGTACTTGATAAAGGTAAAGGGAAGAAAAGTAAAATCCTCTATTGCGTGAATGATATTGCCGCAATGCACTCGCAAAAGTTAGGTAATGCACTACGCAGTATTGATACTTGGTATCCAGAATTTGAAGATGCTGAAAAATCCGCTGGGCCAATCGCTATTGAACCTTATGGTGCGGTTACCAATTTAGGCAAAGCGTATCGAACCCCAAAAGACAAACAAGATTTTTACACCTTTTTTGACAAATGGGCACGCGGTACAGAGTTAGAACGTATTGAAGATGAGCACTATGTGATGGCCATTCTAGTGCGCGGTGGTGTGTTTGGCGAAAGTGACAAGTAG
- the cas6f gene encoding type I-F CRISPR-associated endoribonuclease Cas6/Csy4, which produces MKYYLDITLLPEADITLGFLWQKVYQQVHIALVENKIAENQSAIAVSFPRYSAEKNSEQKFPLGNQLRLLANEESQLTQLNISKWLNRLGDYVHIKSVKPVPDNATHVVFVRQQVKGEARIEKDMLSKAQRWAEKSGQPLDTCLAELEKTKPKAVNSLPFIWLESQETKQRDAANSRKFPLFIKKVETTEQQFGTFNCYGLSVNNSNKEKLASIPQF; this is translated from the coding sequence ATGAAATATTATCTCGATATTACCTTATTGCCAGAAGCTGACATTACCCTCGGTTTCCTCTGGCAAAAGGTTTATCAACAAGTGCATATTGCCTTAGTTGAAAACAAAATTGCTGAAAACCAATCAGCAATTGCGGTGAGTTTTCCTCGTTATAGTGCTGAAAAAAATAGCGAGCAGAAATTTCCGCTCGGCAATCAATTAAGATTGCTGGCAAATGAAGAATCGCAACTGACTCAACTTAACATTTCAAAATGGTTAAATCGTTTAGGAGACTACGTGCATATTAAGTCAGTTAAACCAGTGCCCGATAATGCTACTCACGTTGTTTTTGTTCGCCAACAAGTTAAAGGTGAAGCGCGGATAGAAAAAGATATGCTAAGTAAAGCTCAGCGTTGGGCTGAAAAGTCAGGTCAACCGCTTGATACTTGTTTGGCAGAGCTTGAAAAAACTAAACCCAAAGCCGTTAACTCATTACCCTTTATTTGGTTAGAAAGCCAAGAAACTAAACAACGTGATGCAGCCAACAGTAGAAAATTTCCACTGTTTATCAAAAAAGTAGAAACTACTGAGCAGCAGTTTGGTACGTTTAATTGTTATGGTTTAAGTGTAAATAACAGCAATAAAGAAAAACTGGCAAGTATTCCCCAGTTTTAA
- a CDS encoding IS3 family transposase (programmed frameshift): MKTSKFSDSQILAILKQAEAGAPVPELCREHGMSSATFYKWRAKFGGMDASMMARLKELETENARLKKMYAEERLKAEILKEAIEKKLVKPSRRRELAQKAVQNHSIAIKLACSLFGISETCYRYQAKLSDENALIADWLLWLTTNHRSWGFGMCFYFLRNVKRFGWNHKRVLRIYRELELNLRIKPKKRLKRDKPEALAVPESINQCWSMDFMHDQLVDGRSFRLLNIIDDFNREGLAIEVDFSLPAERVVRTLNQVIEWRGKPRQIRSDNGPEYISALLAEWAEKRDVELKFIQPGNPQQNAYVERYNRTVRYEWLNQYLFSSIAEVQDHATEWLWFYNNERPNKAIGGIPPKYKQALITQPSTFSVN; this comes from the exons ATGAAAACATCAAAATTTAGCGACAGCCAAATCCTGGCAATTTTAAAACAAGCGGAAGCCGGTGCGCCGGTTCCGGAGCTATGCCGCGAGCATGGCATGAGTTCGGCTACCTTTTATAAATGGCGCGCCAAGTTTGGCGGCATGGATGCGTCCATGATGGCCCGATTAAAAGAGCTGGAAACCGAAAATGCACGGCTTAAAAAGATGTATGCCGAGGAGCGACTAAAGGCTGAAATCCTCAAAGAGGCCATCGAAAAAAAGT TGGTAAAGCCGTCGCGCCGACGGGAGTTGGCGCAAAAGGCGGTGCAAAACCATTCCATTGCCATCAAGTTAGCGTGTTCCTTGTTTGGGATTAGCGAAACCTGTTATCGCTATCAGGCCAAACTGAGTGACGAGAACGCGCTAATTGCTGACTGGCTGCTTTGGCTAACGACAAATCACCGCAGTTGGGGCTTTGGTATGTGTTTTTACTTTTTACGTAATGTGAAACGTTTTGGCTGGAACCATAAGCGGGTGTTGAGGATTTATCGGGAGCTGGAGCTTAATCTGCGCATAAAGCCTAAGAAGCGCTTAAAACGGGATAAACCTGAAGCACTTGCTGTGCCTGAGTCGATAAACCAGTGTTGGTCTATGGATTTTATGCATGACCAGCTTGTTGATGGCCGCAGCTTCAGGCTACTCAATATCATTGACGATTTTAATCGTGAGGGTCTGGCGATTGAAGTAGACTTCTCGCTGCCAGCTGAACGTGTTGTCCGCACTCTCAATCAAGTTATTGAATGGCGTGGAAAGCCCAGGCAAATCCGCAGTGACAATGGCCCGGAATATATCAGTGCGTTATTGGCTGAGTGGGCTGAAAAACGTGATGTTGAACTAAAATTTATCCAACCAGGCAACCCACAGCAAAATGCTTATGTGGAGCGGTATAACCGCACCGTTCGCTACGAATGGCTGAACCAGTATTTATTCAGCAGTATTGCCGAAGTGCAAGATCATGCGACAGAATGGCTATGGTTTTACAACAATGAACGACCAAATAAGGCAATTGGTGGCATACCACCGAAATACAAACAGGCTTTAATAACGCAACCTTCTACTTTTAGCGTCAATTAA
- a CDS encoding sulfatase family protein has protein sequence MKPFKALLTAGLSLCCLLASAVAASDKKMNILFIMSDDHAAHAVGAYGGRLAKLNPTPQIDALAKQGILFNNVFVTNSICAPSRASILTGQYSQQNGVLDLTGALPEKQQYLPQLMKNAGYQTAIIGKWHLKSEPAAFDYYQVLKLQGKYFNPEFRVRGDKSWPQNLTQYPGHSSDVITDISIDWLKNRKSDKPFFLMHQFKAPHYAFEYAPRYEDYLADTEIPEPVDLHQWHPKFGSKATRGENDTLVDQIGSSISKRNPRRNLGQDFNISPELNDVAYTKATYQQYLKAYLRCVRGIDDNISRLIQTLKDTGQYENTIVIYTADQGMMLGEHDYQDKRWMFEPSIKMPFVVFDPRMQSAGQRSDLIINNTDFAPTILDIAGVKTPEYMQGRSFASTLNNITPANWRTASYYRYWSHRKYHDVPAHFGLRSQHYKLIYYYGANFLQPSAPFYQPGWVKKTGQNPNQAKTPTAWELYDLTKDPNELVNQYNNPDYAQVVAELKHELLRQREKYQETDVNFPHLDKIIKKHWH, from the coding sequence ATGAAACCTTTCAAAGCTTTACTGACTGCCGGTCTAAGTTTGTGTTGTTTGTTGGCGAGTGCTGTTGCGGCGTCTGATAAAAAGATGAATATTTTATTTATTATGAGTGACGATCACGCCGCGCATGCGGTGGGTGCTTATGGCGGCCGTTTAGCAAAACTAAACCCAACACCCCAGATAGATGCGCTGGCCAAGCAAGGCATTTTATTTAACAATGTTTTTGTAACCAACTCTATTTGTGCACCTAGCCGAGCGAGCATATTAACGGGCCAATATAGCCAGCAAAACGGGGTATTAGATTTAACCGGAGCCTTGCCCGAAAAACAGCAATATTTGCCACAGTTAATGAAAAACGCTGGTTATCAAACCGCAATTATTGGTAAATGGCACTTAAAATCTGAGCCTGCCGCATTTGATTACTACCAAGTATTAAAACTGCAAGGAAAATACTTTAATCCTGAGTTTAGAGTACGAGGCGATAAATCTTGGCCACAAAATTTAACTCAATACCCAGGTCATTCATCCGATGTGATCACCGATATCAGCATAGATTGGTTAAAAAACCGAAAATCGGATAAGCCTTTTTTCTTGATGCATCAATTTAAAGCGCCGCACTATGCGTTTGAATACGCTCCTCGCTATGAAGATTATTTAGCCGATACAGAGATACCCGAGCCGGTCGATTTACACCAGTGGCACCCCAAATTTGGTTCTAAAGCCACCCGAGGTGAAAACGATACTCTGGTTGACCAAATTGGCTCTTCAATATCTAAACGTAATCCACGCCGAAATTTAGGGCAAGACTTTAACATAAGCCCAGAGCTTAATGATGTTGCTTATACTAAAGCCACTTATCAGCAATATTTAAAAGCCTATTTAAGATGTGTGCGCGGGATAGACGATAATATTTCACGGTTAATTCAAACCCTTAAAGATACCGGACAGTATGAAAATACCATTGTTATTTATACCGCCGACCAAGGCATGATGTTGGGTGAACATGATTACCAAGACAAGCGCTGGATGTTTGAGCCGTCTATTAAAATGCCTTTTGTTGTGTTTGATCCGCGTATGCAATCGGCTGGGCAGCGCTCTGATCTTATTATTAATAATACGGATTTTGCACCTACTATATTAGATATTGCTGGCGTAAAAACGCCTGAGTACATGCAAGGCCGAAGCTTTGCGTCTACTTTAAACAATATCACCCCAGCTAACTGGCGCACCGCAAGTTATTACCGTTATTGGTCGCATCGAAAATATCATGATGTGCCGGCACATTTTGGGTTACGCAGTCAACATTACAAACTGATTTACTATTATGGCGCTAACTTTTTACAGCCCTCAGCACCGTTTTATCAGCCCGGCTGGGTTAAAAAAACAGGCCAAAACCCTAACCAAGCAAAAACACCTACCGCATGGGAATTATACGATTTAACTAAGGACCCTAACGAGTTAGTTAATCAATATAACAACCCAGATTACGCCCAAGTGGTCGCCGAGCTTAAACACGAATTGTTAAGACAGCGAGAAAAATATCAAGAAACAGATGTCAATTTTCCACATTTAGACAAGATTATTAAAAAGCACTGGCATTAA